In Candidatus Sulfurimonas marisnigri, a single genomic region encodes these proteins:
- a CDS encoding AAA family ATPase translates to MSDKLLKINKLYLDNYRAFEDFTIDFDEQLTVLIAINGKGKTAILDAIAVAFGTFVNATGLANGVVFHREDVRRFKVRETQSNEMEEAYPLVLKANGFIDNDETQWIREFRKPNGATTTKDTKPLVNYGAKIRNIVSHGEGTNLPLISYYGTGRLWAQKRATKNKKKSETSRLSGYIDCLDSFSSYKAFTSWYEYICKSEFEIKMEALEKEHIKLPDNEFSDIRRSLQEAVNQVIQNNSGWQDIVYKQKAKSIVMKNEVGGILSVAQLSDGIRSMIGLVADIAYRAIKLNPHLKNAPKETSGIIMIDEVDMHLHPKWQQTVLTDLTSAFPNIQFIVTTHSSQVLSTVKREQIRLLGDNTVTTPSTHSFGEDSSVLLAELMNVSPLPPLEIVEKRKEYQRLIENKEYESSRAKQLQEELTSNYGENSEFIIQTQMLIRRFEALKKVGK, encoded by the coding sequence ATGAGCGATAAACTATTGAAAATTAACAAACTCTATCTGGACAACTATCGAGCATTTGAAGACTTCACTATTGATTTTGATGAGCAATTAACTGTTTTAATAGCAATTAATGGAAAAGGAAAGACGGCTATTTTAGATGCTATTGCGGTAGCTTTTGGAACATTTGTAAATGCGACTGGATTGGCAAACGGTGTTGTTTTTCACAGAGAAGATGTCAGAAGATTTAAAGTAAGAGAGACTCAAAGCAATGAAATGGAAGAAGCTTACCCGCTTGTTCTAAAAGCCAATGGTTTTATAGACAATGATGAAACACAATGGATTAGGGAGTTTAGAAAACCAAACGGAGCCACAACAACGAAAGATACAAAACCTTTAGTAAACTATGGAGCAAAGATTAGAAATATTGTTTCTCATGGAGAAGGGACTAATTTACCTTTAATTTCATACTACGGTACTGGTAGATTATGGGCTCAAAAGAGAGCAACTAAAAATAAGAAAAAAAGTGAAACGAGTCGTTTAAGTGGATATATTGATTGTTTAGATTCATTTTCTAGTTATAAAGCTTTTACATCATGGTATGAATACATCTGTAAATCAGAGTTTGAAATTAAAATGGAAGCACTTGAAAAAGAGCATATAAAATTACCAGATAACGAGTTTAGCGATATACGAAGATCTCTTCAAGAAGCAGTTAATCAAGTTATACAAAATAATAGTGGTTGGCAAGATATAGTATATAAACAAAAAGCCAAATCAATTGTGATGAAGAATGAGGTAGGTGGAATATTGTCGGTTGCACAACTAAGTGATGGCATCCGCAGTATGATAGGTTTAGTAGCAGACATAGCATATAGAGCTATTAAACTCAACCCTCATTTAAAAAATGCTCCTAAAGAGACATCAGGAATTATTATGATAGATGAAGTAGATATGCATCTTCATCCAAAGTGGCAACAAACAGTTTTAACAGATTTGACATCAGCCTTTCCAAATATTCAGTTTATTGTTACAACTCACAGTTCACAAGTGCTTTCAACTGTAAAAAGAGAACAAATCAGACTACTTGGAGACAATACTGTAACAACACCATCCACGCATAGTTTTGGAGAAGATAGTTCAGTATTACTTGCAGAGCTAATGAATGTATCGCCTTTACCACCATTAGAAATTGTAGAAAAAAGAAAAGAATACCAAAGGCTTATAGAAAATAAAGAATATGAATCTTCTAGAGCAAAACAACTGCAAGAAGAACTGACTTCCAACTATGGAGAAAACAGTGAATTCATTATTCAAACACAGATGCTTATTAGAAGATTTGAAGCTTTAAAAAAAGTTGGTAAGTAA
- a CDS encoding helicase-related protein, with protein MLIDNKKNGKVGDVLKQTIKSNSKLSIVSAYFTLYAFAALKKELTKIKELRLLLTSPIYQNNYMSNPLFGEREEIKFKNSLQQVPIARECASWIREKVLIKEVKTQGAIPFNLYYIDHGNDATAIQGSSHFSSVGLGYAHSDALAMNTLVKDTQTTRHFLSTFDEIWHNKDMVHDIKENILGSIKELYVDKSPQFLYFLTLYNIFKEFIGDLDEEKIIRTKTGFKDTLVWSKLYNFQKDGVLGAIDKLERHNGCIIADSVGLGKTFEALAVIKYYELRNDRVLVLCPKKLRENWTIYTVNDKRNVLSKDRFNYDVLNHTDLTRTKGMSGEINLATLNWENYDLIVIDESHNFRNSGTTNEKKKTLSRYARLLEDVLKKGVKTKVLMLSATPVNNKLNDLKNQVAFITEANDAAFKDVGIKSIEQTLKNSQNKFNNWLKLTENERTTAKLLESLNFDYFKLLDLVTIARSRRHIEKYYDTTDIGKFPHRNKPITLKPDIDTQNNFPPMLEINKTIRRLNLSAYSPLKYVYPHKQEEYSHKYDIELENGRVFKQTDRENSLIHLMRVNLLKRMESSINSFSLTLIRLIENNQRIIDMLNNHNSTTYEEKSIVEVDIESDEYASQLIGKKVKVLISDVDKIKWKQDLESDLEKLEELLSDSLQVDVQRDNKLRILKENITQKINNPLNDNNKKVIIFTAFADTAGYLYKNIASWAKKEFNLHSCLITGSGTNQTTLPTKEKDLNALLTNFSPISKSRDKTDPHAKEEIDILIATDCISEGQNLQDCDYLVNYDIHWNPVRIIQRFGRIDRLGSKNEVIQLVNFWANMELDEYINLEARVSGRMVLLDVSATGEENIIDTSDTSDINDLSYRAKQLKELQESVIDLEDVSGGISITDLTLNDFKMDLMGYLKTDEERLKRSPLGIHSVVLAQESLNKDVVKGTIFCLRLLKNEVYSQNYSLEPYYLVYVDEENEVKLGFTSAKAILDIYKNLCMGKDEAIADAVKLFEDETDDYSNMAHYTSGLKRAIESIIGKREESGMDSLFSRGGTNISSNSFNSMEDFELISYLVIK; from the coding sequence ATGTTAATAGACAATAAGAAAAACGGTAAAGTAGGAGATGTATTAAAGCAGACTATTAAAAGCAATAGTAAACTCTCTATAGTTTCAGCCTACTTTACCCTTTATGCTTTTGCTGCTCTTAAAAAAGAATTGACTAAAATAAAAGAACTTAGACTTCTCCTGACCTCTCCCATCTATCAAAACAACTATATGAGCAATCCTCTTTTTGGAGAGCGTGAAGAGATTAAATTCAAAAACTCACTACAACAAGTTCCTATTGCTCGTGAGTGTGCTTCTTGGATTAGAGAAAAAGTACTAATAAAAGAGGTTAAAACTCAAGGTGCTATACCCTTTAATCTCTACTATATTGACCATGGCAATGATGCGACAGCTATTCAAGGAAGCTCACACTTCTCTTCTGTGGGGCTTGGTTATGCACACTCAGATGCGCTTGCTATGAACACACTTGTAAAAGATACCCAAACAACACGACATTTTCTATCTACATTCGATGAGATTTGGCACAACAAAGATATGGTGCATGACATTAAAGAAAACATACTAGGGAGTATAAAAGAACTTTATGTCGACAAATCACCACAATTCTTATACTTTTTAACTCTCTACAATATCTTCAAAGAGTTTATAGGCGACCTAGACGAAGAGAAAATCATACGAACAAAAACGGGTTTTAAAGATACGCTTGTTTGGAGCAAACTCTATAACTTTCAAAAAGATGGTGTCCTTGGAGCCATAGATAAGCTTGAAAGACATAACGGCTGTATTATTGCCGATAGTGTTGGTCTTGGTAAAACATTTGAAGCACTCGCAGTGATAAAGTACTATGAACTCAGAAACGATAGAGTCCTAGTTTTGTGCCCAAAAAAGCTAAGAGAAAACTGGACTATCTACACCGTAAATGACAAACGCAATGTTTTATCAAAAGATAGATTTAATTATGATGTTTTAAACCATACCGACCTCACAAGAACCAAAGGGATGAGTGGAGAGATAAATCTTGCTACACTTAACTGGGAAAATTATGACCTTATCGTTATAGATGAGTCGCATAACTTTAGAAACAGTGGGACTACAAACGAAAAGAAAAAAACTTTGTCACGCTATGCTAGACTGCTTGAAGATGTACTAAAAAAAGGAGTGAAGACAAAAGTCTTAATGCTCTCAGCTACACCCGTAAACAACAAACTCAATGATTTAAAAAATCAAGTGGCGTTTATTACAGAAGCCAACGATGCTGCTTTTAAAGATGTGGGCATAAAATCGATTGAACAAACGCTCAAAAACTCCCAAAACAAATTCAACAACTGGCTCAAGCTAACTGAAAATGAGCGAACAACTGCCAAACTCTTAGAGAGTTTAAATTTTGACTATTTTAAGCTCCTCGACCTTGTAACTATTGCTAGAAGCAGAAGACATATAGAGAAGTATTATGACACTACAGATATAGGCAAGTTCCCACATAGAAACAAGCCTATTACACTAAAGCCTGATATTGACACCCAAAATAATTTTCCACCTATGTTAGAGATAAACAAAACCATTAGAAGACTCAATCTATCGGCGTATTCACCTCTTAAATATGTTTACCCTCACAAGCAAGAGGAGTACTCACACAAGTACGATATTGAACTTGAAAATGGTCGAGTGTTTAAACAAACAGATAGAGAGAACTCACTAATCCATCTAATGAGAGTAAATCTGCTCAAGCGTATGGAAAGCTCCATAAACTCATTCTCTTTGACACTTATAAGGCTCATTGAAAATAACCAAAGAATCATCGATATGCTCAACAATCACAACAGTACCACCTATGAAGAAAAAAGTATTGTAGAGGTAGATATTGAGAGTGACGAGTATGCTTCTCAACTCATAGGGAAAAAGGTTAAAGTCCTTATTTCGGATGTTGATAAAATAAAATGGAAACAAGATTTAGAGAGTGATTTAGAGAAGCTTGAAGAGTTACTCTCAGACTCCTTACAAGTGGACGTACAAAGAGACAATAAGCTGCGCATTTTAAAAGAGAACATCACACAAAAAATAAATAATCCTCTCAATGACAACAATAAAAAAGTCATCATCTTTACGGCATTTGCCGATACGGCAGGGTATCTTTATAAGAATATTGCTTCATGGGCGAAAAAAGAGTTCAATCTTCATAGTTGTCTTATTACGGGAAGTGGCACAAATCAAACTACACTCCCAACAAAAGAAAAAGATTTAAACGCACTGCTTACAAATTTTTCACCAATCTCCAAAAGCCGTGACAAAACAGATCCACATGCCAAAGAAGAGATAGATATTCTCATTGCTACTGACTGTATTAGCGAAGGGCAAAACCTTCAAGATTGTGATTATCTCGTTAACTATGACATACATTGGAATCCAGTAAGGATTATTCAGCGATTTGGTCGTATTGACAGACTTGGAAGCAAAAATGAGGTAATCCAGCTTGTAAACTTTTGGGCAAATATGGAGCTAGATGAGTATATCAACTTGGAAGCTAGAGTAAGTGGGAGAATGGTACTGCTTGATGTCTCCGCTACAGGCGAAGAAAATATTATAGATACAAGCGACACCAGCGATATTAATGACTTGTCCTATCGTGCTAAACAACTAAAAGAGCTGCAAGAGAGCGTTATAGACCTTGAAGATGTCAGTGGTGGTATATCCATCACTGACTTAACGCTCAATGACTTTAAAATGGACTTGATGGGATATCTCAAAACAGATGAAGAGAGATTAAAAAGAAGCCCGCTTGGCATCCACAGTGTAGTTCTTGCACAAGAGAGTCTAAACAAAGATGTAGTAAAAGGGACAATATTTTGTCTCAGACTTTTAAAAAATGAAGTATATTCTCAAAACTACTCACTTGAGCCATACTATTTGGTCTATGTTGATGAAGAAAATGAAGTGAAACTTGGATTTACCAGTGCTAAAGCCATACTCGATATCTACAAAAATCTCTGTATGGGTAAAGATGAAGCTATAGCAGATGCAGTAAAGCTCTTTGAAGATGAAACTGATGATTACAGCAATATGGCACACTACACATCAGGACTTAAACGTGCAATAGAAAGTATTATCGGCAAGAGAGAAGAGAGCGGCATGGACTCGCTTTTCTCTCGTGGTGGTACAAATATATCTAGCAATAGCTTTAACTCCATGGAAGACTTTGAGCTTATCTCATATTTGGTGATAAAATGA
- a CDS encoding DUF4391 domain-containing protein produces the protein MRQDLLQNLNIPSACKIGRKLFKKQFSENFTLNVNEKKTLTNDIESITLEYLLNKDNINIAPFVDDEKDYSEIAFIQVDILNKQKLKPLAAIIQNIPYPLIVLFRHENLICFNVTPKRINKNDSTKLVLEESLFTEWIDLQNASRLEEEFIKSLEIQNHPFTDFHSFYNSYLDKIIAFNASKHSGTLSITDASREILQEIQNIEAQISEVTSKIKKETNTRDKVNMNIELKKLNINLDELKGKL, from the coding sequence ATGAGACAAGATTTACTACAAAACTTAAACATCCCATCAGCGTGTAAAATTGGGCGAAAGCTCTTTAAAAAGCAGTTCAGCGAAAACTTCACACTTAATGTAAACGAGAAAAAGACACTCACAAATGACATAGAGAGTATAACCCTAGAGTATCTGCTAAACAAGGACAATATAAACATCGCACCTTTTGTAGATGATGAAAAAGATTACTCTGAAATAGCGTTTATTCAAGTAGATATTTTAAATAAACAAAAACTCAAACCCTTAGCTGCAATCATACAAAATATTCCTTATCCGCTCATAGTGCTTTTTAGGCATGAAAATCTTATATGTTTCAATGTGACTCCTAAAAGAATCAACAAAAACGACAGCACAAAGCTTGTACTAGAAGAGAGCCTCTTTACAGAATGGATTGACCTGCAAAACGCAAGCAGATTAGAAGAAGAGTTTATAAAAAGCCTTGAGATACAAAATCATCCTTTTACAGATTTTCATTCGTTTTATAACAGTTATTTAGATAAAATAATAGCTTTTAATGCCTCAAAACATAGTGGCACTCTCAGTATTACAGATGCAAGCAGAGAAATACTTCAAGAGATACAAAACATTGAAGCACAAATAAGCGAAGTGACTTCTAAAATAAAAAAAGAGACAAATACAAGAGATAAAGTGAATATGAACATAGAGCTAAAAAAACTAAATATCAATCTCGATGAGTTGAAGGGAAAATTATGA